In Ochotona princeps isolate mOchPri1 chromosome 21, mOchPri1.hap1, whole genome shotgun sequence, a single genomic region encodes these proteins:
- the LYZL4 gene encoding lysozyme-like protein 4 isoform X2: protein MKMSLVLYFLGFLVAPSAAYVLGRCTVAKKLREGGLNYFEGYSLENWVCLAYFESKFNPTAVYENSPGGYTGFGLFQIRNDAWCDHGKNLCHMSCSEALNPNLKKTIECVKIIVKGKEGMGACSAVSPELG from the exons ATGAAGATGTCTCTGGTGCTCTATTTTCTTGGCTTCCTGGTGGCGCCAAGTGCCGCTTACGTTTTGGGCCGTTGCACGGTGGCAAAGAAGCTCCGGGAGGGAGGCCTGAATTATTTTGAGGGCTACAGCCTTGAAAACT GGGTGTGCCTGGCTTACtttgagagcaaattcaatcccACGGCTGTCTATGAGAATTCACCTGGTGGCTACACAGGCTTTGGCCTCTTTCAGATTCGCAACGATGCCTGGTGTGACCACGGCAAGAACCTCTGTCACATGTCATGCTCTG AGGCCCTGAATCCGAATTTAAAGAAGACAATTGAATGTGTCAAGATAATTgtcaaaggaaaggaagggatggGAGCATG
- the LYZL4 gene encoding lysozyme-like protein 4 isoform X3, with protein sequence MKMSLVLYFLGFLVAPSAAYVLGRCTVAKKLREGGLNYFEGYSLENWVCLAYFESKFNPTAVYENSPGGYTGFGLFQIRNDAWCDHGKNLCHMSCSEALNPNLKKTIECVKIIVKGKEGMGA encoded by the exons ATGAAGATGTCTCTGGTGCTCTATTTTCTTGGCTTCCTGGTGGCGCCAAGTGCCGCTTACGTTTTGGGCCGTTGCACGGTGGCAAAGAAGCTCCGGGAGGGAGGCCTGAATTATTTTGAGGGCTACAGCCTTGAAAACT GGGTGTGCCTGGCTTACtttgagagcaaattcaatcccACGGCTGTCTATGAGAATTCACCTGGTGGCTACACAGGCTTTGGCCTCTTTCAGATTCGCAACGATGCCTGGTGTGACCACGGCAAGAACCTCTGTCACATGTCATGCTCTG AGGCCCTGAATCCGAATTTAAAGAAGACAATTGAATGTGTCAAGATAATTgtcaaaggaaaggaagggatggGAGCATG